tttaataagatgcatttatttattaaaaattaatatctgCTTTGAAGACAGACAATATAACATTCCCAGAGGAATTGAAATGCTTCTAGTTATAACTGAGTTCTATTAGAACCAACTTTAAGGTGTTATAAATAAAAGACTGTCCACAGCTTTCACAAATGAAGGGGTTGGCGAATGAGGTCAAGGGAACCCCTCCCAACTACTGGAATCTAATCATCAAAGGGGCTCCCTGGCTTCCCTTCCTAAGAGGGAAATAGTCTTTGTAATGCTCTGGGACCCCCAAgctcagagaaagagaaatcagaGCCAGATCAGGATGAACGGCTCAACAGTCATGAAGTGTGGTCAGCTTTGGAATGGAAGCTTCAGTTGGCTCCCCACGcaacattttttccatatatatatatatatatatttctcttaaaCACTCAAATACCATAGAGTGACACCCTATGGAAACAGCTTAAACACaggtgaaaataataaatattgaaaaaaatataatattagGCTTCTTTCTAAGTAGTTCATGGAGAAGCTcagtaaataaatagaaattggAGTTGAGGTATTAGAGGTATAATAAATATTCCAGGAGAGAGGTATGATGGGGGATTTCCAAGAGCTGTTTCAGTGCTCCCAGAACCCTGGATCAGATTGGAGACCTCCAGTTTACATCCTAGGGTCTAGTTGAGTTGCCATCCTGGATTTTTGGTCCCTagtatgttttagtttttaatcttCATTGTCATATAGGATTCGATGTAGTTGATGAAGATGTCAAATTCACTCATGGCTTTGTAGACACCTTTCTCTTGGAGCTGTgtagggagaaaagaagtatttaATTAACATCCCATCTGATGGAATGTCATTCCTCCTCTCCCCAACTTGGGTGAGGTATGACCCTGGGGCTCAGAAGGACTACTTGCTTCCTCATGTTTGGAGGACCTTTTGAAGTCCCACCAAACAATTGAGCAGGCCCTGCCCTGTCCCTCCCCTTGTGCCTACCCTCCAGGGATTCACACCGCCTGGTAGTAGAACCCTGCCCAGCATCTGTCCCCAGCCCACAAGGAGAACATGGCCACATGGCTTCTAGGAAACATGGGCCACATGGCTTCCAGGAAACCTCCCAGAAGTTCATGGACAGATGGAAGCATAAAACCCCCATTTGGTCTGGGAGTTGACATTCTCAGGCAACTTGCAGAGGTGTGAGTGGCAGATGGAGGGTGAGCTAGAGCCAACTGTAGATAAGGGAACGTTCTGCTTCCTGCTCTGAGTTCTGGGGAGTCTAGTCTGAACCCCTGGGTGTGTTTTTAATGTGCTCGTTCACGTGCCAGCTTTCTGCACGTGTGGGTACAGCCTGGATTCCCAACAAGCTACTTTCTGtactttctgtttcctttgtcaCTCTCCCCACCACCCAGCTCACGGTGTTCAAAGACTGGCTGGGCGGCCCAACCCACAGGCCTGCAAAGGCGAGGAGCAGTCATTTAGAAACCCCCAAAGACACTTCACAGAAAACAAATGTAACCAAAGTGGCAGCTCCTCACTTGCTGAAGAGGTCACACCGTTTGGCAGGTTCCCACACTCCCACTGAGAGAAGACCTGAGCCTGCCTAGCACCTGCCACTCCTCACACCACCTCCCCCAGGCCCTCATCATCCTCTGGGGAGTGGACAGAGGTTGTACTTCCCAAACCTTCTCTGCCACCAGCTGAGCTTACCTTATTAAAGGCGTTCTTCACCTGTTCCACTGCTCTGCTCTTATTTTCACAGGGAAGAAACCGATGCTGTGGAATTCAACAGAAGATGTTAATGACCTTGGCTCTTAGCTCTTGGGGGATGAGTTGGCAGCTGCACCAAGATGGGACCAGACTCTTCCCAAatgcctcctcccaccccaccgcACATCTCCCTGGGGGAGCTGGGCCATCCCTTATCCTCACCCACGGGACAGAGAAGAAACCTAGGCTAGGGGGGAGGATGTGCAACTCTCTAGGAGACACTCAGATGTTTGCAGAGCTTGATGAAAATCCTGGCTCGTGGCGCTTCCTCCCGGAGATCGCCCCAGTGTCTCTTAGTGTGCTGAGTTAGGCACTTTCTGGTctgtccttccccaccccccccaccccccaccccggtcctctccctctccttcagaCTCAGCCACTGAGGATCATTTCTAAGACCCCAAGGAATGGAAACCTTTTGCATATCCTGTCCTGCAAATCCCAAGATTTTCCATATCAGTGAAAGAACAGAGGAAACCAGTGCTGAGGCTCTCGTTTCAGTTGGAGAAATAAATTATCTGGGGGAATTATTCACAGGTACTCAAGCCTAGAGCTGAATAGCCTCCAGGCCCTTCTAAAATCTCagtgggggaagggtgggggatTCCTGTCACTCAGGCCCCTCCACCCCTTGGAGCTCTGCTTTCAAAAGGTCGAGAAAAAGAGGTGAGTCATATTTCACCTGTTCAGGAGTCTTGCCTCTGAAGTCTCTCCTGACAGGCCCAGAGCTCAGGTCCAAAGGGACAAGGGAGCCCTCACTGAAGCTCTGGGCCCCTTTCATGAGAGAGAGGCGAGTAGTTAATAACTCACAAATGACTCACAAATAACAGGAAAGCTGTTTGCAAATCTTCACATGTAAGATGCTTAGCAGCTCCCCCCACCCTCTGCTCAGAGAGAAATGAGCAAGACTCCTTGTGCCCTTCCGAGTTGGCTGGCCCCTGTcagtctgtgtctctgtgtctctggCTTGTGTGGTGTGTCTCTGGGATGTGAGGGTCCCTGCCCGTCTGTAGGAGAGGTGTTTCAGAGAGAGCTGCCAGGGAAAGACCTGGTCTTCTACTCACACAGCGCCGCAGCCTCAGCCGGAGGGTCTTCAGCTTTTCTCCAAGGGAGCTCACATGTTCCTTGATGTCCGGGTCGTGATTTTCAGCCTGGGGCATCACCTCCTCTAGGTAAAACTGGATCATCTCCGACAAGGCTTGGCAACCCAGGTAACCCTAAGGGTGAGAGCAGGGGGCTGGGGTGACTGGGGAGGAAGGGCTGTGGCCACTCTCTTGAGGATAGTTCTGTCCTCACGGATCTCCTTAACCAGTTCCCTCCCCCCAGAATCGAGCCCTTTGTAACTCCCCAGCTGCTGGCTGTGTGCTGAGTTAAGATCTTCCCACTTCTCCTTTTCAAAGTGAAGGAAGCAGACCCAGCTCTGCAGTCAGGAAGCCCCATCCTCCCCTTAATCCGGGCGGCCGTGCTTTGCCCCTACCCATCCCTGCTCTCACCTTGAAGTCCTCCAGCAAGGACCCGTTTAACAACATGGTGTCCAGCTGATCCTTCTTTTGCTGTAAGGACAAAAGTAGAGTGAATCTGAGGTCCAGGGAGATACCTGAAATGAAT
This is a stretch of genomic DNA from Tamandua tetradactyla isolate mTamTet1 chromosome 4, mTamTet1.pri, whole genome shotgun sequence. It encodes these proteins:
- the IL10 gene encoding interleukin-10 isoform X1 — its product is MPRSVLLCCLVFLARVGASWGQHAHSENSCTHFPDSLPNMLRELRGAFSRVKTFFQKKDQLDTMLLNGSLLEDFKGYLGCQALSEMIQFYLEEVMPQAENHDPDIKEHVSSLGEKLKTLRLRLRRCHRFLPCENKSRAVEQVKNAFNKLQEKGVYKAMSEFDIFINYIESYMTMKIKN
- the IL10 gene encoding interleukin-10 isoform X2 — encoded protein: MLLNGSLLEDFKGYLGCQALSEMIQFYLEEVMPQAENHDPDIKEHVSSLGEKLKTLRLRLRRCHRFLPCENKSRAVEQVKNAFNKLQEKGVYKAMSEFDIFINYIESYMTMKIKN